One stretch of Oncorhynchus gorbuscha isolate QuinsamMale2020 ecotype Even-year linkage group LG21, OgorEven_v1.0, whole genome shotgun sequence DNA includes these proteins:
- the LOC124008443 gene encoding cell wall integrity and stress response component 1 isoform X2, translating into MPSICIQIYVLGLLVLMGSRAEEVSVEGSISINSTSNPTDTPSTASLSPSTASLSPSTASLSPSTASLSPSTASLSPSTASLTPSTASLTPSTASLTPSTANLSPSTANQTAQTTSSGLTALSQSQGRETTETTTSLPVSATRGSDIAGYVILFLILLAVVCLVVILYILRKKSRRYSFDLQYPGYDHDTPLTCMEQPGTFEPNNDQAIWESEREGGDEDPHAMSPVANGSAMGAGETGSTGDNGEKQAHGESDGDSFNNFCASDVTPPIKRVGFSLDLDLSDKVLLGSGPDLFDP; encoded by the exons ATGCCATCGATCTGCATTCAGATCTATGTCCTGG GCCTCCTGGTGCTGATGGGGTCCAGAGCAGAGGAAGTTTCTGTTGAAGGAAGTATATCCATCAACTCCACCTCCAACCCTACTGATACCCCCTCTACAGCCAGCCTGAGCCCCTCTACAGCCAGCCTGAGCCCCTCTACAGCCAGCCTGAGCCCCTCTACAGCCAGTCTGAGCCCCTCTACAGCCAGCCTGAGCCCCTCTACAGCCAGCCTGACCCCATCTACAGCCAGCCTGACCCCATCTACAGCCAGCCTGACCCCATCTACAGCCAACCTGAGCCCCTCTACAGCCAACCAGACCGCCCAGACTACATCGTCAGGGTTGACAGCCCTCAGCCAATCACAGGGCAGGGAGACCACGGAAACCACAACATCATTACCAG TTTCAGCTACAAGAGGAAGTGACATTGCAG gcTATGTAATCCTGTTTCTCATATTGTTGGCTGTTGTGTGTCTGGTGGTGATTCTCTATATCCTGAGGAAAAAGTCCAGG AGGTACTCGTTTGATCTGCAGTATCCAGGTTATGACCACGACACCCCCCTCACCTGCATGGAACAACCCGGAACCTTCGAACCCAACAACG ATCAGGCAATCTGGGAgtctgagagagagggtggtgacgAGGATCCCCATGCTATGAGCCCTGTAGCTAACGGCTCAGCTATGGGGGCTGGAGAGACTGGCTCTACAGGGGACAACG GAGAGAAGCAGGCTCATGGTGAGAGTGATGGAGACAGCTTCAACAACTTCTGTGCCAGTGATGTCACTCCGCCCATAAAAAGGGTTGGCTTTAGCCTGGACCTCGACCTGAGTGACAAGGTGTTACTCGGCTCCGGCCCTGACCTTTTTGACCCTTGA
- the LOC124008443 gene encoding cell wall integrity and stress response component 1 isoform X1 produces the protein MPSICIQIYVLGLLVLMGSRAEEVSVEGSISINSTSNPTDTPSTASLSPSTASLSPSTASLSPSTASLSPSTASLSPSTASLTPSTASLTPSTASLTPSTANLSPSTANQTAQTTSSGLTALSQSQGRETTETTTSLPVSATRGSDIAGYVILFLILLAVVCLVVILYILRKKSRRYSFDLQYPGYDHDTPLTCMEQPGTFEPNNDQAIWESEREGGDEDPHAMSPVANGSAMGAGETGSTGDNEGEKQAHGESDGDSFNNFCASDVTPPIKRVGFSLDLDLSDKVLLGSGPDLFDP, from the exons ATGCCATCGATCTGCATTCAGATCTATGTCCTGG GCCTCCTGGTGCTGATGGGGTCCAGAGCAGAGGAAGTTTCTGTTGAAGGAAGTATATCCATCAACTCCACCTCCAACCCTACTGATACCCCCTCTACAGCCAGCCTGAGCCCCTCTACAGCCAGCCTGAGCCCCTCTACAGCCAGCCTGAGCCCCTCTACAGCCAGTCTGAGCCCCTCTACAGCCAGCCTGAGCCCCTCTACAGCCAGCCTGACCCCATCTACAGCCAGCCTGACCCCATCTACAGCCAGCCTGACCCCATCTACAGCCAACCTGAGCCCCTCTACAGCCAACCAGACCGCCCAGACTACATCGTCAGGGTTGACAGCCCTCAGCCAATCACAGGGCAGGGAGACCACGGAAACCACAACATCATTACCAG TTTCAGCTACAAGAGGAAGTGACATTGCAG gcTATGTAATCCTGTTTCTCATATTGTTGGCTGTTGTGTGTCTGGTGGTGATTCTCTATATCCTGAGGAAAAAGTCCAGG AGGTACTCGTTTGATCTGCAGTATCCAGGTTATGACCACGACACCCCCCTCACCTGCATGGAACAACCCGGAACCTTCGAACCCAACAACG ATCAGGCAATCTGGGAgtctgagagagagggtggtgacgAGGATCCCCATGCTATGAGCCCTGTAGCTAACGGCTCAGCTATGGGGGCTGGAGAGACTGGCTCTACAGGGGACAACG aaGGAGAGAAGCAGGCTCATGGTGAGAGTGATGGAGACAGCTTCAACAACTTCTGTGCCAGTGATGTCACTCCGCCCATAAAAAGGGTTGGCTTTAGCCTGGACCTCGACCTGAGTGACAAGGTGTTACTCGGCTCCGGCCCTGACCTTTTTGACCCTTGA
- the LOC124008443 gene encoding cell wall integrity and stress response component 1 isoform X3, with protein sequence MGSRAEEVSVEGSISINSTSNPTDTPSTASLSPSTASLSPSTASLSPSTASLSPSTASLSPSTASLTPSTASLTPSTASLTPSTANLSPSTANQTAQTTSSGLTALSQSQGRETTETTTSLPVSATRGSDIAGYVILFLILLAVVCLVVILYILRKKSRRYSFDLQYPGYDHDTPLTCMEQPGTFEPNNDQAIWESEREGGDEDPHAMSPVANGSAMGAGETGSTGDNEGEKQAHGESDGDSFNNFCASDVTPPIKRVGFSLDLDLSDKVLLGSGPDLFDP encoded by the exons ATGGGGTCCAGAGCAGAGGAAGTTTCTGTTGAAGGAAGTATATCCATCAACTCCACCTCCAACCCTACTGATACCCCCTCTACAGCCAGCCTGAGCCCCTCTACAGCCAGCCTGAGCCCCTCTACAGCCAGCCTGAGCCCCTCTACAGCCAGTCTGAGCCCCTCTACAGCCAGCCTGAGCCCCTCTACAGCCAGCCTGACCCCATCTACAGCCAGCCTGACCCCATCTACAGCCAGCCTGACCCCATCTACAGCCAACCTGAGCCCCTCTACAGCCAACCAGACCGCCCAGACTACATCGTCAGGGTTGACAGCCCTCAGCCAATCACAGGGCAGGGAGACCACGGAAACCACAACATCATTACCAG TTTCAGCTACAAGAGGAAGTGACATTGCAG gcTATGTAATCCTGTTTCTCATATTGTTGGCTGTTGTGTGTCTGGTGGTGATTCTCTATATCCTGAGGAAAAAGTCCAGG AGGTACTCGTTTGATCTGCAGTATCCAGGTTATGACCACGACACCCCCCTCACCTGCATGGAACAACCCGGAACCTTCGAACCCAACAACG ATCAGGCAATCTGGGAgtctgagagagagggtggtgacgAGGATCCCCATGCTATGAGCCCTGTAGCTAACGGCTCAGCTATGGGGGCTGGAGAGACTGGCTCTACAGGGGACAACG aaGGAGAGAAGCAGGCTCATGGTGAGAGTGATGGAGACAGCTTCAACAACTTCTGTGCCAGTGATGTCACTCCGCCCATAAAAAGGGTTGGCTTTAGCCTGGACCTCGACCTGAGTGACAAGGTGTTACTCGGCTCCGGCCCTGACCTTTTTGACCCTTGA